One Nicotiana sylvestris chromosome 12, ASM39365v2, whole genome shotgun sequence genomic window carries:
- the LOC138883967 gene encoding uncharacterized mitochondrial protein AtMg00860-like, producing the protein MADLFDKLGGATVFTNIYLKTGYCKTLEEHLEHLRKVLARLQEHELYVKLSKCSFTQKQIDFLGHVIVEGRIKVDQQKIQAITDWPPPKDIHALRAFLGLCNFYRQFLKSYSLIAVPLTKLLKKVMPWDWGPRQAEAFNALKVAMSSSPVLAFPDLAKPFEVQMDAFDYALGEVLL; encoded by the exons ATGGCCGACTTGTTTGATAAACTGGGTGGTGCTACAGTGTTCACCAATATATACCTGAAGACAGGTTACTG caAAACACTAGAGGAACACCTAGAGCACCTGAGGAAGGTCCTAGCCCGACTGCAAGAGCACGAATTATATGTGAAACTATCCAAGTGCTCCTTCACTCAAAAACAAATTGACTTTCTCGGACATGTCATCGTGGAAGGGCGGATCAAGGTGGACCAACAGAAAATTCAGGCTATCACAGATTGGCCGCCACCTAAAGATATCCACGCGTTGAGGGCGTTCCTTGGCCTGTGCAACTTTTATCGGCAGTTTTTGAAAAGTTACTCTCTCATTGCAGTGCCGTTGACAAAACTCTTAAAGAAGGTCATGCCTTGGGATTGGGGTCCCAGGCAAGCGGAGGCCTTCAATGCATTGAAAGtggctatgtctagtagccccgtcttAGCCTTCCCTGATTTGGCCAAGCCGTTCGAAGTACAAATGGATGCCTTTGACTATGCTCTAGGCGAAGTATTGCTATAA
- the LOC104218892 gene encoding protein THYLAKOID ASSEMBLY 8, chloroplastic-like: protein MSSWSQCARFTAYPLDTGNNGRRLQSNTVFSSIASRTRSKCRNMRISMRDRSKNRKPLQKGRNLSIEAIQAVQALKRAKQNGESALEQVFNSKITRLLKNDLIAVLRELIRQNQCLLALKVFEEVQTEISYRPQLKLYAEMVSCLGSNGFLEEIKYLIMALKMDSSLPPDIEGFYALLESLLKFNLSSLALEVFYLMKLRGCDPDKLTFKLLINGLESNEETDLSAFVRQEAEKYYGHSLNFLDETEDDVPSLNQMY, encoded by the exons ATGAGTAGCTGGTCCCAATGTGCGAGGTTTACCGCGTATCCGCTCGACACAGGGAATAACGGCCGGCGACTTCAATCCAATACCGTATTCAGTTCAATAGCGTCTAGGACTAGGTCTAAATGTAGAAATATGAGAATTAGCATGAGAGATAGGAGCAAAAATCGAAAGCCCTTACAAAAGGGGAGAAACCTCAGTATTGAAGCAATTCAAGCTGTTCAGGCACTGAAGCGGGCTAAACAAAACGGTGAATCCGCGTTGGAGCAGGTGTTTAATAGCAAGATCACGCGTTTGCTCAAGAATGACTTAATTGCCGTTCTTCGCGAACTCATCCGCCAGAACCAATGCCTCTTAGCTCTCAAG GTATTTGAGGAAGTTCAGACGGAGATATCGTATAGGCCACAACTCAAACTGTATGCTGAAATGGTGTCCTGTTTGGGAAGCAACGGATTTCTTGAAGAGATCAAGTATCTTATCATGGCATTGAAAATGGATAGTAGTTTACCACCTGACATTGAAGGCTTTTATGCATTGTTGGAAAGTTTATTGAAATTTAATCTCTCTAGTCTTGCACTGGAGGTCTTTTACTTGATGAAGTTGAGAGGATGTGATCCCGATAAGTTGACCTTTAAACTATTAATAAACGGTTTGGAATCGAACGAAGAAACGGATCTTTCAGCTTTTGTAAGGCAGGAAGCAGAGAAGTATTATGGCCACTCCCTTAATTTCCTAGATGAGACTGAAGATGATGTACCTAGCTTAAACCAAATGTATTGA